CCTCAGCACCGTCTGAGTTGTAGTAGAATTCATGGTCAGTTCTATGATGGTGGGCTGACCAGGTCCTGCTGCAGCATATGATCATCAAAACATCACACCTCCACCTCCATGTTCTACAGTTTGCataatgtttcagttttgcaTATGTAGAGTCATGCAGTAGATTCTCAATCTGGCCTCAATCTGTGACTGGGATATTGTAACACATAAATATGGTGCGATCTACACCTAATTGTAGCTTTGACTTTATGTTTTCTGTGGTGTTTCTGTTTCTAGCCTGATGCATTTGCAAACCTGTTCTGGTGTCCAAATAGTTCAGCCTTGGTCTTATTtgtttaatgaatgtttttaaagaagttcTGGTCTTTGACTTTGTTCACTTTGCAAATATTAATCTGgtcttcatgttttcattaaagagTTAATTTCTTGCACACCTCCCATTTTAGTTAAATTTGTGCAGTGCCTTTCTGGTTGGACTTACATATTATCTGTACAAGTTTGAGTGAACTTGCTCTGACAGCTATGCACATGTTGGCTGTTGTTGCtttgaatgttttccatttgtagATTATTTTCTGTGCAGTGAAGGAAGTATTTTTAAGATACACACAAGAAATAGAGATGCTggattttattatgaaatataaaagaaaaacattttaggaaaattggtttaaaaaaagaaacaatgttcAATTTAGTAATTCACAAAGGTTTTTATCCACTGTAAACTTATAAAAGTaacttaaataaaaaggaataaatacTGTACATGTATACATTCACTTTTAGCAGggcttaaaaaactgaaaatctggtTTTAAAGTAGTTGTCACATTTGCCCAACTTGCTTCATTTTAGGATTGGCAGTTCATGATGTTTTTGTTCACtctggagaaaaagaaataataattatgatTAAAACAAGTGGgagaaaagtacatttattttaggactaaaaatagtttcaataaaatgtttttttatattttaagaagGTAGACTGAAGCACTTACGGGTACTCAGTCCAGCGGCTCCATTGTCCCTGGGTAAATTTGTCCTGAGCTCTCACACAGAAAACATACTTCTTGGATTTGATATTGACTTCAAACTTGGTTTCTTCAGTGATTTTAGGCTCCTTAAATAATTGACAcaaaattttaaacataaagTGATTTGGCCAAACTAGAATCTTAAATTGACATTTGAATTTCACTTACCAATAGGATCTTTTCAGTGTGGCAGGATTGTCCGTTCTGGACGACCTTGACCTGGAAGTGGAGGCTGAAGTAGGTGCGGGGCTTTTCCCAGGTGTCCGGGTAGTCCCAGCTGAACACCTGACCACAACTTATGTGCAGGTTGGGGAGGTTTTCTGGCCTTACTGGATACAATATGAAGAGATGAAGTCAAGAAAAGTAAGTAAATCTCAGaatgaaaagtcagaaaaacatgATCACAAATGTAATCACTAAatccaaaaaacataacatcAAACCCTGATATTTCTGTAAAAGGACCTACCAATCTCTCTCAGGTAGAATGACATTGTGTAGGCCTCCAGACGAGAGTAGCTGTGCATGTAAATGGTGAACTGGATGGGGTGTGTTTCCTCTTTGTAAGGGCAGTCGACATCCTGGCACTGAACCCCTGATCCATCAGCATCCAGCACACAGGAAATCTCATCCGTGTTACTGGATTCAAGACAAATGGATAAATTATGATCTAAAACAGGTAATAGGTAATAACCCCTTTATGAAAGTATTGCAACAAGTTTATTTAAAGTGATACTCAggctttttattgaaattagtgGGAGAGTAATGAAGAGAGACTTCTGTCCTTACCGGTGTGCCTTAACCAGGAGCACAGCAGCGTGGGATCTGTGATGCGTTTTCTTCCAGGTGCAGTGGAAAGAGCCTTTGTAATTCTGTGCTGAACAATGGATGTGACCTGCaggaaataagaataaaaaaaataatggactTAACTACTGCTTTTCTAAGCAAGAAGCCACAAATGGATGAGAACCACACAGAAAAGGCCCAGGTTTAAACTCAAGACTCTCGTTTTGCAACAGTGTTAAGAACAACACCATGCATAACAGCTTAACCACTCTAATGTTTAGCTTTAAGTGTTCCTATAtgctatatttaaaataaatgtgtattcTTTAATTGATCATTGCTACCTAACATCAGCaccaaaattaaacattattttttctcccttttttcccttttctttccttctttccccTTTCTCATGAAGGAGGTGGAGATTGATCTcatcacagattatctgttgtTTCTGCTAAAGGCACACCCAGTTTCTATGTTaggagattttttatttaggaTGAGATTGGTCtggatggttttttttcttagtagtatatgaaatcattatttgaaaactgatttttttaatgaagttatAGTCCAATAATAAAACCCTGTGATGATCTAAGCCGTTTTAAGTGAATCTCTAAATTAGCTAATACTTTATCAAAGGATGTTATTTCAGTTCTTCCTGTCGAGTGACCCCTTTCTCTccattattcttattttaacaGAACAGCAACAtctattctatttttttccatctttcttgGATCCCATAACCTGTGATTCCCTCTCAGTCATCCCTTCATCTTTCTCCTCTCACCTTGTCCGGGGGATTTCTCCTCCAGGATGACAGTCCGGTTGTCTGGATCCAGCTGGACCAGGATCAGCGTGTGGTTCAGGTATTCTCCACTAGAGCTGAGGTGACAGGAGTAGTTTCCTGCTTTCATCTCTTTCACCAAAACGGTGATCTGGTTTCCCTGCAGAGCTGGTGTCATTTCCTCCCCTGAGAAATCCAGACATTATAGTATCAGTTATGTTCCTATCAGGCTTGTAAAGTTCCTATGTCTTTAACTTTTACTACAATAGCAAGATGTCAGGTGTCTTTTATTGTTTAAGATTACGCTCTGAATCAGCCCTCAGTGAAGGTGTTCTACAAATATAATATGAGCTGCAACgaatatcaaacaaattttttttttaccatttttcttccaaaacacTTCATTGTCCTGATAAGAGTCTCCGCAGGTCAGGGGAACTTCCACTATGCTGCCATGAGCATGTGGCACTTTTACCACCACAGCTGGGGAaatcataaaaagaaataagagattagttaatatttaacatgagggtggctaaaaagagaaaagcaaaaaagaaaagagataaaaaccaTTGTCCATTAGAGTCTGGATGATAGGCTGGTGGATATTGGAGTTGGCAAAGCAAAGGCTGGCACTTAGAACCAACAGGAGCAACAACTGCATCTGTAAGAgatgagaaaacattaaaaacatgaatagcTGTTTTGAGGTATGTGAGGTTATTAAACCAGGTCAGCAATATTTTATAGTTTAGGAGCTACAAATAGAATGTATTTACAAATGATTTCAGACTGAGGAGCAGTGGGTTTAAATATCCCAGCATTAGAGTATTtacaaatattgaaaatgagaatattgaggaaaatattgaataaacaaTACATATTAAGTACTTTTTATGTGATGAATAATTTAGGCTAAAATTTAAGCAAGCCTTTGTTCCTTCAACTGATTTTTGAATAAATTCAACATTATGTTATACATTCAAAtaacagagaaaattaaaataaatatataatgaaTATAGTTTACCTTGATTCTGTTGCTCGATCCAAAAATGCTGAACTTGAAAGCAGATCAGAGAAAGGCTGTCTTGTCTGTCTAAACTCAGCAGTCCCGGAGTATTTATGCAGCAGGCTAAACCCCCCCCCCAGCGtgcgtgcaggggtgtgtgcgtgtgtgtgtttgcaggttATGGGTCCTTGACTCAGTCGGATCAAAAAGCAAAtccaaatgtttgtttgtttgtgttttgttaatCAGTAgcaaatgtttcacttttgacATTTGACATGTGATTGGTGTCAGTCGAGAGCTCAGTTAAGTCACCGTGATGCGGAAGACGTCACATCTTTTACAACAAACAACCTGTTcatgtttcacataaaaactGCATGTTTGATTATTAAGCAGCTGCACTGACCACACCAGGGGAAGTGAGTGCGCCAAATGACAAACCATGTGGAAAGGGAACTGGAGACATGCAACTGTTTAATTGATGACACTGAAATACAACTAACACTTCTTTGGAAGAAAACAATGCTCCAAAATTTCATTTTAGCTGGAAAAACCACAAGAAGAAACCCTTGGATTTGATTTGGAAAGAAGAATTGATGAATGTAAAGAACAAGTTTATAATAATGTATGAAAAGGGCAGTTTCTTCATTGCTGTTCATCCTGCAATATGACCCCTAACATTTAGTGAGTTTCTGTAATGAGACCACTTCTTATAAATAAACCTTTGACTTAGCTGCAgaagtttcttttaaatctcatcAGCCTCTGAACAAAAAGGTGACAGATGACTGTAGTAGGAGGAAAGTGGTTTCTAACTATATCATTTCTAACTCTCACTTTCTCTTAATTTATCCTTCTGAAAAGAATTGCCAAAACCTTTCCCCTTTGACTCATTAGTGCAGTTTCAAATATAAGAGCAACTTTGAAATATTCCCCCTGCTGAAGGAAGACATATCCTTTCTCTTTGTGGATAAAAGCAAATCTGTCCCCAAAGCAAATTTGTGCCTTTTGTTTCGTACTCCCTCCAGAATAGGTCTCAATTCTGCTTCCAAGTTTTAGCTGAAGCTGCATTCATTATTTTCTGCCATCATCTGCCTCTAACCCAGACAGAGTGTAATCCTTCGTATGCAGCCATAACATACTATCTCAgtaatatttactttattgttttaatgtctGCCAAATGCTTTTTGTGAAATCTGGATGAATATTTGACCTCTATGTATGTCAAAATTGATGGAGTCTACAAATATGCAAAAGGTCAGAGTAGTGGCAGCAGCTTAATGTTGACCAGCTTTATCTATCCAAACACCATTGATATTTGTTGGGGAAGTCAGTTCTGTTGGAACACCAAAATTTGCCCAAATTGTAAACATCTGACCCAACCTGTCACCTCAATAACACCAGTTATTGTCCACAGCGAAGCAAGTTCACTCTCAGCATGAGCTGAGAGGTTGATGACTAAAAATAACCCCAGCTACAACGACACCTTCAAGCTCAACATCGGTCTGCTCcaaatgaacaaagaaaatctCAAGACAAAATTGAGCTCTTTGGCGAAAATATGCAAGAAGTGTGTTTATACAAGGTGTTATGAGGCTTtcaagtcaaatattttaacaactgTCAAGCATATTGGTGGTGGTATCATGATGAGCTCAAACAATTTATCAAAAGTCCAAATCTATTTTGATAATGTCAACAATAAGTGGATGTTTATGTGTAAGTAGAACTGTACATATCTTCCTCTATAACATCTCTGGACCAAAGAGTTTTTAGAATGAATATATTTATGTTCTcactggaaaaatgtaaatgtaaaatatcgaaactaaaattaaaaaaattgggaaaataaggagaaaataacattttatttactattgCTTAATACAGTAGATACCAAATTGGAGGTTCTCTCCAATTTGGTATCAGAAGTTCTCTGTAGGTCAGACTGAGGAAATCccctgaaataaaatttaattatttattatggtggcagaatcataaccagtgactttaaaaagatgaacaaaatgaTAAAGGATAGTTCTTCTTTGGAACATTACAGACAAGCCTGAGCTTCCTCTTCTTTAAACTGTCAGACAAAAGAAGAGtcagtcagaggtttcttcagaACCGCTGTAATACTGACCACTGCAGCAAATATCTCCTGCCCACAATTATTACCATATGgaacaactctttgaagaaacttGTATGAGGTACAATACATTTACTACCTGTTTTAGCCCAGATACTACTATCTAGGCTAaaacaggtttatttttttgctcatgaagtcattttttgttgatttagaTTCATCCTTGAATTTCCGATAAATTTTACACGTATTATAATTCAGCTTTCAAGGAGATACCTAAAGATTTTGGGCCAGTGTTGACTAGTATTTGTCACTTATTGTAACTTCACCCAACTTGACAAAAACCTCCCTTTGCAAGGAAAGTAAaatgaatgtaatttattttctacattacatttagaaaataagttgaaataaataaagcctcATAGTTTGGCATCACACCAATCTGGCATTACATCAGATCTGTtctttatattctaatttatgtgCTATGTAGATCATTTCTCCCTGATCCAAACTGTCTAATTTAGATTTACAGCATCACAACTCGCATAAAACATAAGAAgttagtgaaaaacaaaaaaatataaacactggacaaaaatttattaaaaagattctatttttattcaaaatatgcAACTGTGTTTCTGAAATCCATCTTTTCCCTAATAATGAGTATGGTTTGGGGCCTGGACGTGTAAGCCAtcttacacacacatacagtacatacacacatacagcCAAAGCTGAAACAACTTACGGTTTcctaaatgatttatttgattGTTCAGTGAATGAATGAAGTATGGAGTCCAGCAGCAGCCGCAGCCATAAATTCGGACTGCTAGCTCTTCAcaatataaaaagacaaaatctctGAGCAAACGTACAATTCTAAACTTTTGCCACAGTTGTTAGTCGTCTCATTTACCCTGACTGACATTTGATGTAATCCCCATTATTTgctaaaatgctttaaaaacttttgattGTTGAATTGTCTCGTTTTATCTTAGCTATCTGAACTGGAGATAAGTTtggaaaaagattttaataCTGTAGCCTGAAAAACAGGAGTTTATTTTGACGACCCTTGAGCAGAACTTGGACATAGACCTTCAGACCTCTCAGCTGCTAAGCAAACCCTTTAACCATCTCTTTTCATAGTTTGGTTTCCATAGGAACAGTTAAAAAGACTtcaaaaaaggtcaaaatttCAACGTGTAAAACCAAAATAAGGAGTTTTTTCTCCTCCAATGTCTTTATGTTCGTCCGCCTTAACGTAGCCCTTCTCAGCGAAAACAGCCGAAGGGCACAGAAGACGAGAAGAATCGCCTTTAAATCGGCTGTGTCTGTTGTCGTCCTCATTGGTTTATACTAGCAGGGCCTGGCTTCAATTAGTTCTCCACCGGCGTTGGCTCTTGAGGCAGAGCAGACACACCTTCCACTGCTGCAGGTCCAGAGGCCTCTGCTGTGTGTCCGGGTGGCGTTACAGGCTCCGGTGGAGGCCGCTGGCTTAGGATCACCTGAACTACGTAGTCCCTGGAAATGTTGAGTTGGTCCAAGCGCAGCCTGTCTGTCAGCGGCCGCCCTGAGAAAAACCAGCGCTGCGTGGCGGCAGGCACGCCCTCCTGATTCTGCAAGCGCCGCTTCATCATGCCCACAGTGTCTGTGGAGCGGACCGCCAGCCGCAGATCGTGGCCCGTGGAGAGCCGCAGCCGGAGCTGGCACTCGCCCCCCGAGATGGGGTCGCTGGCGCTGCCCGTGGACGGGTCTGCCGTCAGGGAGTCCGGATCCGACCCGTCGGGCTCGTCGGAGCGCTCTTCGATCATGTTGACAGGAGGAGAGAGGCAGTACACCGGCAGCTGGTAACGATTTCCCAGCTCATCGTAACATTCGGTCAGAGCGCCtggagcaaaaacaagaaaaggaaaactttaTATTcaggtttgggtttttttcccccaatttgCCATCTTTGCACAAACAtcatactgcaaaaacacaaaaacctacAGTACctgtaattttggtctagtttcttagcacacttgaaataagataaaactaacataaaagtaatttttatgttagtagaggcttgttttatgtaaatgattccttaatatttatgaaaaagtacttatttcactggcagataaattaactcaTAACATGGGAAATgctaaaagtgaaataaactgaaaatggaataagtactttttcattaatattaaggaattatttacataaaataagcatctatatcttgctgaaaacttacttttgtcatatttaaagtGTGCCAAGATATTTGctttagaaactaaaccaaaattac
This region of Xiphophorus hellerii strain 12219 chromosome 11, Xiphophorus_hellerii-4.1, whole genome shotgun sequence genomic DNA includes:
- the il12bb gene encoding interleukin-12 subunit beta, translating into MQLLLLLVLSASLCFANSNIHQPIIQTLMDNAVVVKVPHAHGSIVEVPLTCGDSYQDNEVFWKKNGEEMTPALQGNQITVLVKEMKAGNYSCHLSSSGEYLNHTLILVQLDPDNRTVILEEKSPGQGHIHCSAQNYKGSFHCTWKKTHHRSHAAVLLVKAHRNTDEISCVLDADGSGVQCQDVDCPYKEETHPIQFTIYMHSYSRLEAYTMSFYLREIVRPENLPNLHISCGQVFSWDYPDTWEKPRTYFSLHFQVKVVQNGQSCHTEKILLEPKITEETKFEVNIKSKKYVFCVRAQDKFTQGQWSRWTEYPVNKNIMNCQS
- the ubtd2 gene encoding ubiquitin domain-containing protein 2 produces the protein MGGCVGSHHDSSGSLNENSDGTGVALGRNQPLKRERPKWKSDYPMTEGQLRSKRDEFWDTAPAFEGRKEIWDALRAAASAFESNDHLLAQAILDGASITLPHGALTECYDELGNRYQLPVYCLSPPVNMIEERSDEPDGSDPDSLTADPSTGSASDPISGGECQLRLRLSTGHDLRLAVRSTDTVGMMKRRLQNQEGVPAATQRWFFSGRPLTDRLRLDQLNISRDYVVQVILSQRPPPEPVTPPGHTAEASGPAAVEGVSALPQEPTPVEN